In Candidatus Eisenbacteria bacterium, the following are encoded in one genomic region:
- the recA gene encoding recombinase RecA — protein sequence MITPPNSAPNARERTKALDLALQQIEKQFGKGAIMKLGEGNAAPDIETISTGSIGLDMALGVGGVPRGRIIEIYGPESSGKTTLALTIVANAQKAGGSAVFIDAEHALDASYAGKLGVDIANLHVAQPDTGEEALEIADTLVRSGAVDIVVIDSVAALVPRAEIEGEMGDSHVGLQARLMSQALRKLTGSINKSNTCVIFINQIRMQIGVMFGNPETTAGGRALKFYASVRLDIRRIATLKEAETAVGNRTKVKVVKNKVAAPFREAEFDILYNLGISREGELIDFAVDKGVVSKAGTWFSFGEERLGQGRENTRMFLKEHPDVRSRIEARLFPLLGLKTPAAPAAAAAPPANGAATPAARPQAPAMAGADRKR from the coding sequence ATGATCACCCCTCCCAACAGTGCCCCGAATGCCAGGGAACGGACGAAGGCGCTGGATCTCGCCCTGCAGCAGATCGAGAAGCAGTTCGGCAAGGGCGCCATCATGAAGCTCGGCGAGGGCAACGCCGCGCCGGACATCGAGACGATCTCGACCGGATCGATCGGCCTCGACATGGCGCTCGGCGTGGGCGGCGTGCCGCGCGGCCGCATCATCGAGATCTACGGTCCCGAGTCCTCGGGCAAGACGACGCTGGCGCTGACGATCGTCGCCAACGCCCAGAAGGCCGGCGGCAGCGCGGTCTTCATCGACGCCGAGCACGCGCTCGACGCCAGCTACGCGGGCAAGCTCGGCGTGGACATCGCCAACCTGCACGTCGCCCAGCCCGACACGGGCGAGGAGGCGCTCGAGATCGCCGACACGCTCGTGCGCTCGGGCGCGGTGGACATCGTCGTCATCGATTCGGTCGCGGCGCTCGTGCCGCGCGCCGAGATCGAGGGCGAGATGGGCGACTCGCACGTCGGCCTGCAGGCGCGGCTCATGTCGCAGGCGCTGCGCAAGCTCACCGGCTCGATCAACAAGAGCAACACGTGCGTGATCTTCATCAACCAGATCCGCATGCAGATCGGCGTCATGTTCGGCAACCCCGAGACGACGGCCGGCGGCCGCGCGCTCAAGTTCTACGCCTCGGTGCGCCTCGACATCCGACGCATCGCCACGCTCAAGGAGGCCGAGACGGCGGTCGGCAACCGGACCAAGGTGAAGGTCGTGAAGAACAAGGTCGCCGCGCCGTTCCGCGAGGCCGAGTTCGACATCCTCTACAACCTCGGCATCTCGCGCGAAGGCGAACTGATCGATTTCGCCGTGGACAAGGGCGTGGTCAGCAAGGCCGGCACCTGGTTCAGCTTCGGCGAGGAGCGGCTCGGGCAGGGTCGCGAGAACACGCGGATGTTCCTCAAGGAGCATCCGGACGTGCGTTCGAGGATCGAGGCCAGGCTCTTCCCGCTGCTCGGCCTGAAGACACCCGCCGCTCCGGCCGCCGCGGCCGCGCCGCCGGCCAACGGCGCGGCGACACCCGCGGCCCGGCCGCAGGCGCCGGCGATGGCGGGCGCGGACCGCAAGCGCTGA
- a CDS encoding protease complex subunit PrcB family protein, with product MSRSLPLITAAVLLLSGCPGDGTRPGAPILVTRITPDAPRATYHSALHEPLRTACFDEAGFAELWNRAFADRGTVPAPPAVDFAREFVVVAALGERSSGGYAIEISGALLENGAVVVGVLSTSPGKNCPVTLALTQPLDIVRLARPNDGPLPVRFEEKSVITSCGS from the coding sequence ATGAGCCGAAGCCTTCCACTCATCACCGCCGCGGTGCTGTTGCTCTCGGGTTGCCCGGGCGACGGCACCCGCCCCGGAGCGCCCATCCTCGTCACGCGCATCACGCCCGACGCGCCCAGGGCGACCTACCATTCGGCGCTCCACGAACCGTTGCGAACGGCCTGCTTCGACGAGGCGGGCTTCGCCGAACTCTGGAACCGCGCCTTCGCCGACCGCGGCACCGTGCCGGCGCCGCCGGCCGTGGACTTCGCCCGCGAGTTCGTCGTCGTCGCGGCGCTGGGTGAGCGTTCGAGCGGCGGCTACGCGATCGAGATCTCGGGGGCGCTGCTCGAGAACGGCGCCGTCGTCGTCGGCGTGCTTTCGACTTCGCCGGGCAAGAACTGCCCCGTGACGCTGGCCCTGACGCAGCCGCTCGACATCGTCCGGCTCGCGCGCCCGAACGACGGCCCCTTGCCGGTCCGCTTCGAGGAAAAGTCCGTCATCACGAGCTGCGGGTCGTAG
- the thpR gene encoding RNA 2',3'-cyclic phosphodiesterase produces the protein MSDTQRYFLAVFPPPEAQAAAAEACGPLRSPGDGVSWVKRDNLHYTLRFLGDLRADGAHRALLAAREAASVRGSFAATLGTFGVFPSPRRARVLWLGLAQGSGALCQVASALDTALVRHGFGPADRPFAPHLTVGRTRAPADWTAKLSAARAPQAAFAVDRVLLVRSRLSPRGSIYERVDEAKLGG, from the coding sequence ATGAGCGACACGCAGCGGTACTTCCTCGCCGTCTTTCCGCCGCCCGAAGCGCAGGCGGCGGCCGCGGAGGCGTGCGGGCCGTTGCGCTCGCCCGGCGACGGCGTCTCCTGGGTGAAGCGTGACAACCTGCACTACACGCTGCGCTTCCTCGGCGACCTCCGGGCGGACGGGGCGCATCGCGCACTGCTGGCGGCGCGCGAGGCCGCTTCGGTGCGCGGGTCGTTCGCCGCCACGCTCGGCACGTTCGGAGTGTTTCCGTCGCCGCGCCGTGCGCGCGTGCTGTGGCTCGGGCTCGCGCAGGGGAGCGGGGCGCTGTGCCAAGTCGCGTCCGCGCTCGACACCGCGCTCGTGCGGCACGGCTTCGGACCGGCGGACCGGCCGTTCGCGCCGCACCTGACGGTCGGGAGAACGAGAGCGCCCGCCGACTGGACCGCGAAGCTCTCCGCCGCGAGGGCGCCCCAGGCGGCCTTCGCCGTGGACCGCGTGCTGCTCGTCAGGAGCAGGTTGTCGCCGCGCGGCTCGATCTACGAGCGGGTGGACGAGGCGAAGCTCGGCGGCTGA
- a CDS encoding T9SS type A sorting domain-containing protein, with amino-acid sequence MLRARTFALTVLVFVLAAAPARAFEVLRHSNMTGEVLARQGVSPAALKFILQGVRWPDITQCVSGCYCPSYLQWFCSDPDSAQVIQFSASHYDNNQITESMDNVQTLMTLARSGLDRPLPTNDAERRQVGVALMFFGEALHAIQDFYAHSTWIELNRDLIRVGGHLYSCPLWNGETTGGSGSTTVGGVSVSGVQTGYVDIAPPAGSVTHDALNKDSPGSTQGSIVVNRIFPATRIGTYYELASGQINGSYTDDGAAPRHTIKGLQCLISGSPVYNLPAPASPGHAGVPVVTPASAAGISETMAWIETDSTMLAIGARIDSLWASSSPDTPSTFPLAQFDDDGWPLPATASVTDPFVPVARLLAGPAPNPANGRTAIRFQAPRAGPVRLEVFDLTGRRVRLLLDRDVEPGWKEVWWAGLDDAGRALPSGTYLARLSGFGRSESCRVAILH; translated from the coding sequence ATGCTCCGCGCCCGAACGTTCGCCCTGACCGTGCTCGTCTTCGTCCTCGCCGCCGCTCCCGCCCGGGCGTTCGAGGTCCTGCGCCACTCGAACATGACCGGCGAGGTGCTCGCGCGGCAGGGGGTGAGCCCGGCGGCTCTCAAGTTCATCCTGCAGGGCGTGCGCTGGCCCGACATCACGCAGTGCGTCTCGGGCTGCTACTGCCCGTCCTACCTGCAATGGTTCTGCTCGGATCCCGATTCGGCGCAGGTGATCCAGTTCAGCGCCTCGCACTACGACAACAACCAGATCACCGAGTCCATGGACAACGTCCAGACGCTGATGACGCTCGCGCGCTCGGGACTCGACCGGCCGCTGCCCACCAACGACGCCGAGCGCCGTCAGGTCGGGGTCGCGCTCATGTTCTTCGGCGAGGCGCTGCACGCCATCCAGGACTTCTACGCGCACTCGACGTGGATCGAGCTCAACCGCGACCTCATCCGCGTCGGCGGCCATCTCTACAGCTGCCCGCTGTGGAACGGCGAGACGACGGGCGGGAGCGGCAGCACGACGGTGGGCGGCGTGAGCGTGAGCGGCGTGCAGACGGGCTACGTGGACATCGCCCCGCCGGCCGGCTCGGTGACGCACGACGCGCTCAACAAGGACAGCCCGGGCAGCACGCAGGGCTCGATCGTCGTCAACCGCATTTTCCCGGCGACGCGCATCGGCACGTACTACGAGCTCGCCTCCGGGCAGATCAACGGCTCGTACACCGACGACGGCGCCGCGCCGCGGCACACGATCAAGGGACTGCAGTGCCTGATCAGCGGCAGTCCGGTCTACAACCTTCCTGCGCCCGCTTCGCCGGGGCATGCGGGAGTGCCGGTCGTCACCCCCGCTTCGGCCGCGGGGATCTCCGAGACGATGGCGTGGATCGAGACCGACTCGACGATGCTCGCGATCGGAGCGCGCATCGACAGCCTGTGGGCGTCCTCGTCGCCGGATACGCCCTCGACGTTTCCGCTCGCGCAGTTCGACGACGACGGCTGGCCGTTGCCGGCCACCGCTTCGGTGACCGACCCGTTCGTGCCGGTCGCGCGCCTGCTCGCCGGGCCGGCGCCCAACCCGGCGAACGGCCGCACCGCGATCCGCTTTCAGGCGCCCCGGGCGGGCCCGGTCAGGCTCGAGGTCTTCGACCTGACGGGCCGGCGCGTGCGACTGCTCCTCGACCGCGACGTCGAACCCGGCTGGAAGGAAGTCTGGTGGGCGGGCCTCGACGACGCCGGGCGCGCCCTGCCGAGCGGCACGTATCTCGCGCGGCTGTCGGGCTTCGGCCGAAGCGAGAGTTGCCGGGTCGCGATCCTGCACTGA
- a CDS encoding heavy metal translocating P-type ATPase: protein MDSGHHEHTHAHGEPPRTSAPTAASGHDAHATHDAHAAHGEHAAHGEHATHDPRAAHGEHAGHDQHAGHSVEMFRNKFWISLALTLPTLAWGHMLARLAGRDMPLLPGWRWVAPLFGTAVFVYGGLVFLRGAAREIQARLPGMMTLISLAISVAFVFSVAVTFGYPGMPLWEELASLITIMLLGHWIEMRSIFQAQGALKELAKLLPATALREVDGRIEEVAIRSLAAGDVVVVRPGASVPADGRVRSGRSSVNEAMITGESRAVARTEGDPVIAGTVNGEGSLRVEVTRTGGDTSLARIMRLVGQAQQSRSRAQALADRAAFALTLVAVAAGVLTAIVWTMLAADPAFTVERVVSVLVVACPHALGLAIPLVIAISTTLGARNGLLVRDRRGLEEARNLGAVVFDKTGTLTLAEHRVIRLRAVDGLDESEALRLAAAVERDSEHPVGRAIVASAAERGLHLPPAENFRALPGQGVEARVGGRALRVGGPNLLRGLGAEPAAALMETASEAAARGQSAVFLIEDRRALAVFAVADAVRPESREAIRRLHDAGIEVVMLTGDAQAVADAVAADLGIDTVFAEVLPEDKARKIQELKARGRRVAMVGDGVNDAPALVTADVGIAIGAGTDVAVEAGDVVLVRSDPRDVPRIIELSKASYRKMVQNLWWAAGYNIVALPLAAGALSHWGVLLPPAAAAVLMSASTVIVAINAQSLRRVRL, encoded by the coding sequence ATGGACAGCGGGCACCACGAACACACCCACGCCCACGGAGAACCGCCCCGGACCTCCGCGCCCACCGCCGCGAGCGGTCACGACGCGCACGCGACGCACGACGCCCACGCGGCCCACGGCGAACACGCGGCCCACGGCGAACACGCGACGCACGACCCCCGCGCGGCGCACGGCGAACACGCGGGCCATGACCAGCACGCCGGCCACAGCGTGGAGATGTTCCGGAACAAGTTCTGGATCTCGCTCGCGCTGACGCTGCCGACGCTCGCCTGGGGGCACATGCTCGCGCGCCTCGCCGGCCGCGACATGCCGCTCCTGCCGGGCTGGCGGTGGGTCGCGCCGCTCTTCGGCACCGCGGTGTTCGTGTATGGCGGCCTGGTGTTCCTGCGGGGCGCCGCGCGCGAGATCCAGGCGCGCCTGCCCGGCATGATGACGCTCATCTCGCTCGCGATCTCCGTGGCGTTCGTCTTCAGCGTCGCGGTGACCTTCGGCTACCCGGGGATGCCGCTCTGGGAGGAACTCGCGAGCCTCATCACGATCATGCTGCTCGGCCACTGGATCGAGATGCGCTCGATCTTCCAGGCCCAGGGCGCGCTGAAGGAGCTCGCGAAGCTCCTGCCGGCCACCGCGCTGCGCGAGGTGGACGGCCGCATCGAGGAGGTGGCGATCCGCTCGCTCGCCGCCGGCGACGTGGTGGTCGTCCGCCCCGGCGCGAGCGTGCCCGCCGACGGTCGCGTGCGAAGCGGCCGGAGCTCCGTGAACGAAGCGATGATCACCGGCGAGTCCCGCGCGGTCGCGAGGACCGAGGGCGACCCGGTGATCGCCGGAACCGTCAACGGCGAGGGCTCGCTGCGCGTCGAGGTCACGCGCACCGGCGGCGACACGTCGCTCGCGCGCATCATGCGGCTGGTCGGGCAGGCGCAGCAGTCCCGTTCGCGCGCGCAGGCGCTCGCGGACCGTGCCGCCTTCGCCCTGACCCTCGTCGCGGTCGCCGCCGGCGTGCTCACGGCGATCGTCTGGACGATGCTCGCCGCCGACCCCGCGTTCACCGTGGAGCGGGTCGTCTCGGTGCTCGTCGTGGCCTGCCCGCACGCGCTCGGGCTGGCGATTCCGCTGGTGATCGCCATCTCGACGACGCTCGGCGCGCGCAACGGTCTGCTCGTGCGTGACCGCCGCGGCCTCGAGGAGGCCCGCAACCTGGGCGCGGTCGTCTTCGACAAGACCGGCACGCTGACGCTCGCCGAGCACCGCGTGATCCGCCTGCGCGCCGTGGACGGGCTCGACGAGTCGGAGGCGCTCCGCCTCGCCGCGGCGGTCGAGCGGGACTCGGAGCATCCGGTTGGGCGCGCGATCGTCGCCAGCGCCGCCGAGCGCGGACTCCACCTTCCGCCGGCCGAGAACTTCCGCGCGCTGCCCGGACAGGGCGTCGAAGCCCGAGTCGGGGGCCGCGCGCTGCGGGTGGGCGGACCGAACCTGCTTCGCGGGCTCGGCGCCGAACCGGCGGCGGCGTTGATGGAAACCGCGTCGGAAGCCGCGGCGCGCGGGCAATCGGCCGTCTTCCTCATCGAGGATCGCCGCGCGCTGGCGGTGTTCGCCGTGGCCGACGCCGTCCGCCCGGAATCCCGCGAGGCGATCCGGCGCCTGCACGACGCCGGGATCGAGGTGGTGATGCTGACGGGTGACGCGCAGGCCGTCGCGGACGCCGTCGCCGCGGATCTCGGAATCGACACGGTCTTCGCCGAGGTGCTACCGGAGGACAAGGCGAGGAAGATCCAGGAGCTCAAGGCGCGGGGCCGGCGCGTCGCGATGGTCGGCGACGGCGTGAACGACGCGCCAGCGCTCGTCACGGCCGACGTCGGCATCGCCATCGGCGCCGGCACGGACGTGGCCGTGGAAGCGGGCGACGTCGTCCTCGTGCGAAGCGATCCGCGTGACGTCCCGCGCATCATCGAGCTGTCGAAGGCGAGCTACCGCAAGATGGTGCAGAACCTCTGGTGGGCCGCGGGCTACAACATCGTCGCCCTCCCGCTCGCGGCCGGGGCCCTGTCGCACTGGGGCGTCCTGCTCCCTCCCGCCGCCGCGGCGGTGCTCATGTCGGCGAGCACCGTGATCGTCGCGATCAACGCCCAGTCCCTCAGGCGCGTGCGGCTCTGA